The Triticum aestivum cultivar Chinese Spring chromosome 6D, IWGSC CS RefSeq v2.1, whole genome shotgun sequence genomic sequence gatgacttaaatgattattaaactcataagcaacgaaaattacttagagttattgaatcggagtgtggaattgattcacttatcggtgtccttgaggggttctaacaactcagaacccgttggaaaaatggaatcggcaagaatattagttgatgaagaactcataagaagttaagtagttccttggcattctcgagataccagggggggtaatactcgacgacataccaaagtagaggttggacgggggtattgctctgcagaggacaagtgcttaaacttgcacgagaaatgatatttaaaggagaacatggtcaaaaccacgattgaaaaaggccagatcccagatataagatgaacttataccaagggaataattaattttaaaagaacctacgatgagaagatctacatcgtgtccatgggcatgaacacaaagttcaaggtcgactcccacttcttcaatgcataacctttcattcacttctcgcgtttgatgaagttgcagtgttgaaaattttatctggcaaaataccaggagagtatgactcatgaaatctttcgagttcacacatattatggaaggcataggttcaacccatcggggcatattAGGAATATatgccacaagcttcaagagtaattaTCACCgactcaaaagcagagcatggttgacaaagcaaaggatacaatttaccaaaggcattatgtatcagggaagaactcacaaggtgattaaatatgagggcactgtcggataataatctcaCAAAGGATTTGGTTGTCCACAAGGGAtcagatgtgagcatcggtactcaactagaggaagaaagaatgcaaggggatcagattatagaaacaactgactaactcaaagctcaaatgcaaaggaattatgatttccaaatcaagggatcagaagcaaacgctctgattaaggatggataagttgaatagccttaggggtacaatcgatggcaattcgattggtcgataccagctcatgtttaaaatgacgtttgagccagaaggaagaattctaggatctgattgaggattgtgagcattcgcaatattttgaatcaacagactcaaaatgataatgacaaggaatgacaataagattacgagacttatgggattaaccataatgcaagcaagcaagaatttcaagagcaataggctgctcaggattttcgaaagttcaaatagtatttcaaagacttttgtgaattacttgaatcaactggggacaagcggatactcggtaagtgcgagaattatccgtaggggtattcaggtgacaaggaacagtaaggcagtaagctcaaaggattctcggaacaacagagagaatttcggggtatcttgtaataacaagatcaacggggaaacaTTGTATGGATGGCGaatatacgtggttatccataggagtttatcgatggaagggaattgcaaaagcgatgaacacaagttctcgggttaacagcggagagtgtcttcagggtcttcacgtgcagcagacgatcatcagtaataaggggctctccgggtgaaagtgataacgagatcctaatgttagatttagcaaaattcatttaacccgaataggagagagatcagagtcccagagtaaaggtcgaggagtaaaagatcctagtaccacccaatggcgacgtgggcccgtaagccacacagccatgttagtaaaagtttttcaatgactagactcgacttcggccaaggagttggaaagggggattcctacaggcagtcggctctgataccaacttgtgacgcccccgatttgaccatacactaatcatgcacgcaaatgtgtatgatcaagatcagggactcacgggaagatatcacaacacaactctacaacataaataagtcatacaagcatcataatacaagccaggggcctcgagggctcgaatacaattgctcgatcatagacgagtcagcggaagcaacaatatctgagtacagacataagttaaacaagtttgccttaagaaggctagcacaaaagtagcaacgatcgaaaaggcaaggcctcctgcctgggacctcctaactactcctcgaagccgaactccatgtagaatcaacctcgggatctctagctcctagaCTCCAACATCttgttgcgacaatcaggtatagaacggggaaaagagggagaaaagcaaccgtgagtactcatccaaagtactcgcaagcaaggagctacactacatatgcatgggtatatgtgtaaagggccatatcagtggactgaactgcagaatgccagaataaggggggatagctagtcctgtcgaagactacgcttctggccacctccatcttgcagcatgtagaagagagtagatggtaagttcaccaagtagcatcgcatagcataatcctacccaggcgatcccctcctcgtcgccctgttagagagcgatcaccgggttgtatctggcacttggaagggtgtgttttattaagtatccagttctagttgtcataaggtcaaggtacaactccgggtcgtccttttaccgagggacacggctattcgaatagataaacttccctgcaggggtgcaccacataacccaacacgctcgatcccatttggccggacacacttttctgggtcatgcccggcctcgtaagatcaacacgtcgcagccccacctaggctcaacagagaggtcagcacgccggtctaaaccctatgcgcgcaggggtctgggcccatcgcccattgcacacctacacgttgcgtacgcggccggaagcagacctagcccccttaatacaagcgcgagcttacggtccaatgcggcgcgcgccactcagtcgctaacgtcaaaaagagcttcggctgataccacgacgcccggatacccataactactcccgcgtagatggttagtgcgtatagaccaaatggccagactcagatcaaatacccataactcgttaagcgtgttatttgaagtaaccgcgaacgccgaccagggccagtcccacctctctcctgggtggtctcaacctgccctgtcgctccgccacaaagtaacagtcgggggccgtcaggaacccaggcccacctctaccggaatggagccacctgtcctttcagccccctcatcaaaatcacttgcgggtactcaacgagccgacccgactttagtcaccacttgtgtcatgtatataaagtatatagtatatacccgtgatcacctcccaaagtgatcacggcctagtagtataggatggcagacggacaagagtgtagggccactgatggaacactagcatcctatactaagcagtaggatagcaggtaagggtaacaactgtagcaacaatgataggctatgcatcaggataggattaacggaaagcagtaacatgctacactactctaatgcaagcagtatagagaagaataggcgatatctggtgatcaaggggggggcttgcctggttgctctggcaagtaggaggggtcgtcaactccgtagtcgaactgggcagcagcagcgtcggtctcgtagtctaccggagagaagggggaagaaacagtaaatacaaagcaaacataagcatgacgatgcgtgacatgacaatgagtggtgctaggtgtgtcctaacgcggcagtaggtggtaccggcgaagggggggaacatccgggaaagtattcccgatgtttcgcattttcggacaggtgaaagggagggggaaagttgcgagtttgatatgttagggatgtgtggcggacgaacgggctgcgtattcggattcgtctcgtcgttctgagcaactttcatgtacaaagtttttccatccgagctacggtttattttatattaaattttaaagatttaaatcatttttagaatttaataaattaatttaattcaaaatttaattaatgcatcagcatgacgtcagtatgacatcatcagtcaacgttgaccattgacctggtcaacctgacatgtgggtcccacctgtcaggggctgttagctaattaacagtagttaattaggttaattagttattaggttaattaatcttaattagttaatattaacaggattaattaagttaattaactgtcttaattaattatctttattatttatttatttatttttattaatttagtttttttaaatcattttttaaacgttctctgggcggggcccatgtgtcataggccccaggggcctaacGGGCGCACGGCCGCTGGGCGGAGCCGGGCGTCGGGCGTCGTCACCCGACTGGGCGAGCGCCCAAATCGACGCGCAGGGGGGGGCGCCAGCCACGGGCGTGGCGAggccgccggcgcccacgacgccggccaagggaggcggcggagggcggcgccacggGAGGGAGGAGAGGGCGGAGACGAGGCGAGCGGCGGTTCCGGTGAGCCGCGGCAGCGCCGGCGAGGCAGGGTAGCGAGGGGCACGGGCAAGGGCTTGGCAGGTGGGGCACGGGGCATGGGCGACCAGCAGCGGTGGCCGTGGGCGAGGCAGGGCACGGCCACGGGGCACGGGTGGGCGCGTGCAGGGCGCGCCCCGAGCAGTGTGCAGGGGAGCGGGCGAGCGGCGTGGTGGCGCTAGGTGAGGGCGGGCGCGTGCGTGCACGACGGTGCGTCGTGCGGTGAGCAGGGGACGGCGCGCGTCGGCCGGGAACGAGGcagaggagagaggagagggggtagCGGCTCACAGGGGCTGTAGGGCacagggcagcgggctcggggaagctcggggtggccggcgatggagaggcgagGAGGCGATCCCGACGAGGTGGCGAAGGCGCTGGGGTCCGGCGACCGCGAGCGGCGAAGCCGGGGCGGCGCCAGGGGGCAGTGGCGGTCTTCGGGGAGGAAGGCGAGGTGTCCAACGAGCGACGGGCGGCGACAGGGAGGAGGTCCGGCGACGGGGGCAGTCGGGGtcgagccccgatccagatcgggaggggGGGAAGAGGCGTGGGGGAGATCGTGGGGAGAGGGGATCGCGTGAggggggggagtggggtgtcgCTAGGGTTTCGGGCACCCAGGGGAGGTTAGTAGAGGGCGCGGCTGGGCCGACCTGGCGGCCTGGtagcctgctgggccgaggcccaattGGGGGGGGTttgctttctcttttcttttttttctttttttagttttgttttctgttttcttttctttatatatttttttttctattttattcttttaattcctgttttataaaatataaatacaactcctaaattgatgttataatttattctgctgccccaaaaagtttgacacctaattaaaatagtttgcattattattatttttaaaaggcatttaattaattgtcatagctgctgttttaattactttagagcctttaaacattttataaaagtgtggtttctccacaataattacctatgcattatttggcaacaccccaacattttagttttaatatttgaaaatctttaccgtttgactttattttaagtttgaatttcgaatcgattttgaactaacacgagattaacaacagtaaccatggtgacgtggcatcattaacgtgggattactgtagcataattatcctgGCGTCACATTGTGACCTCGCCGGCGCCGGGCCGGTCGAGGACGCCCGAGTCAGAGGCGCAGGCTGCACGGCGTGAGCGGCCACGCGCGAGGAAGAGGGTGTCGGTGGGCGACGCGTTGGCAATGCGCCGGGTCAATCGCGCACGAGTCGGTCGATCCCGAGGATGTGCTCATCACATCCGTTctctgccgcccccccccccccccccccgacatcgGCGAAGACGGATGCGTGGCGGCTCCGGCGGAAGAACGCCAAAGCGCTCCGGCTCGCCATCGAGTTGTCGGAGCGTGAGGCGTAGTGAAGGCGAAGGTGACGAGGAAGGCCGAGGAGCAGGCGCGCTTGCTCCGAGGCTTGCTGCGGTGCAGATGGACCCGTCGGAACACGATGATGACATATTAAACTCCGACAACCCTCATGTAGCCAACGCCTACACCGACAACCAAAGCAGCATGCCTGAGCGCAAGGAGATGGGACCGACGAGGAAATTATGATTTCCTCCGCCCTTCCCGTTTAATTCaatgtttttatcttttgtttaagTATTGTCCGATGATTCTTTATGCGTGAATTATGCTCGATTTAAGTAGATTTGATGCTAGTTCGTTGCTCTACGTAGGTTTATTTTCATACGTACATGTGTTGTATGAATATAAAGAACCGAATTTGAGATACACGGATGCGAACACACACAAATGAGAAGTGCCCGATCAATGCCCGCGGATTCGTTCTCCATGGCGGTAGACCCTAGGATTTCCGTTGAGGACGCCCTTATCGACTTAGGGTGCCTCGCTTTCCGGCGGCCATTCGGGCCGCCAGATCttgcggcttggcatgagctgctcgACTGCATTGCTCTCCACGAGCCGGATGTGGATCTCACGTCCGACCGCATCTCTTGGCGTTTGGAGCCTTCGGGCGTCTTCTCCACTAAGTCTCTTTACCAGGCCATTGCACCCTGCTCTGCTCCTTTGCCCCTCTCTGTGGTGTGGTCCAACCGCCTACCTCTGAAGATTaggatcttcatgtggcaatggattcgcggGTGGATCCCTTCTGGTGTGGAGGTCCAAAAGCGGAATGGCCCGGGTAACGGACTTTGCCCCCTATGTGGAACTATCGAGGACTCGAATGATATCTTCTTCTCCTGCGTGTCTGCCCAATTCCTTTGGAGCTACTTTCGGAAGGCGGTTGGTGGTCACTGGTGTCACTCCAATTTTCCCGACCTATTCTCCGAGCTTCAGGCCTCCCCTCAACGcactcgccacattaggtggttgGAGATTGGGGTCCTTGCCTGGACCCTTTGGACAGTTCGCAACAGACTTGTGATCCAGCACATTCCGCTCCAACGTGCTACTGGCGCTCTCTTCAAATTTTGTGGTTACTTGCAGCTATGGCGGCCGCTCAGCCGTCCCCAGGATCGAGACGCCATCActgccttcatcgccgaccttcgCTCGATTGCATTCCGCTTGTCGCCACcgctccctccgccgccaccggagccggaCTAGTCGCCTCGTGGCGCCAGcaacttttttattttccttttttgggcttgttgagctgtgcctcAGCAGAACCTCCTGGACATCTTTCATGTTTCTTTCGTGCCTGTATGTGTGGTGTGAACCTTTGTGTACTTGGTGGCTTTGATgatttgctttatctataaaggaGGATTAAAGCCTTTTCTGATATCAATGTCCGCGGACGCGTTAGGACGCGTCTGCATGCATTTGAGGGACCGGATCTGGTGTCCTCGCCTCGCTTGTATATGTTCTAACGCGTCCAAGAAAAGCAAGAAATGAATCCTGTCCGCAGAAATACGTTCCGAGAGCACGGTATAACAGTCACTGCAAGCCGAAACGCATTTGgaaatgagcatcttggacaagtaAACCGTTGGACGTGCCGAATGTTGGCAGTACTGAAACCGCTCGAGGCAAGTCCCGCAGCAGCAACGCAGAAGTTACATTGTCTGGTTCCGGCTGAAAAGTATAGAACACAGACGAGCCGTAGACGGTAGTCACCGTGGCCAGACGGGCGGCAACAATATTGGCCAGCTCATAAAGCTACAGCAGCAGTAAGAAACAAGAGACGTCCCAAGTGGCGGAAGGTTCCGTCTTCAGGACTAgtctggacagcggtcaagataaGGTGTGAGTGGTGACAATACAGTGTGTGGCGCAAACCTGCTGTAAAACCTGCATTTAAACCGCCGGGGCCTGAGCCAGCTGGGCATCGAAATCTAAGTACAAACCACCGGCAAAGCCAAGCTGCCAAAGCTGCCGTTTTGTGCGCTCCTGTCGAGCAGAGCTGCAGAGGTACGCAATTGTCCACTTCTCATGATTACATGCCATCAAATTGCGCGTACTCTTATTTTCATGCGGTTAATAGGCTTAATATCATTTTAGTTGCGGGCACACGTGATGCCTGGACCGTCGGCGTATTTGATAGCACTTTACCCTCTGCCGTGTAGTAGTTCCGCCGGCGAACATGATAAATAAGCAGCCCTGCTTGTGCTTTATATTTTTGCAGGTACAACGGGGTTCATGTCTGACCAATCCGTGAAACTCAACATGCTTCTTCTGCTGGCGTTTCTGCTGCTGTCTTATGGAGCTGGCAATGCCCGTTGCTCAACTGTTCATGCGAACATCACAGACATTCTCTCCTTGCTCCGATTCAAAAGGTCCACCCACGATCCAACAGGTTCCTTGAGGAACTGGAACCGAAGCATCCATTACTGCAAGTGGAATGGTGTCTCCTGCAGCTTACTGAATCCAGGGCGGGTGGCGGCTTTGGATCTCCCTGGCCAAAACTTGTCAGGTCAAGTCAACCCTTCTCTTGGGAACATAACGTTCCTTAAGCGCCTGAATTTGTCCTCCAATGGCTTCTCCGGCCAGTTACCTCCTCTGAGTCAGCTCCATGAGCTGACGCTTCTTGACATGAGCTCTAACTTATTCCAAGGGATAATCCCCGATTCACTCACACAATTTTCGAACCTACAGCTCCTGAATTTGTCCTACAATGGCTTCTCCGGCCAGTTACCTCCTCTGAACCAGCTTCCCGAGCTGGTGGTTCTTGACTTGAAATCCAATTTATTCCAAGGGATAATCCCCGACTCACTCACAAACTGTTCGAACCTCACGTTTGTGGATCTTTCAAGAAACATGCTAGAAGGCTCAATCCCGGCGAAAATAGGTTCGCTTTACAATCTAATGAATTTAGACCTTTCTAGGAATAAACTCACCGGGGTCATACCACCAACCATCAGCAATGCCACCAAGCTACAATTTCTCATTCTTCAAGAAAATGAACTAGAGGGAAGCATACCCAGTGAGCTTGGACAATTGTCCAACATGATCGGCTTTACTGTTGGTAGCAATAGGCTCTCAGGTCAAATACCAGCATCAATCTTTAATCTTACTTTGCTCCGAGTGCTAGGCTTGTACGCAAATAGACTACAAATGGCGGCACTGCCACTTGACATTGGCCACACCCTCCCTAATCTCCAAAATATTACTTTGGGCCAAAACATGCTTGAAGGTCCTATCCCAGCGTCGCTAGGTAACATTTCAAGCCTGCAATTAATAGAGTTATCTAATAACAGTTTCACTGGAGAAATTCCTAGTTTCGGAAAGCTACAGAAACTTGTATACCTAAACCTTGCGGACAATAAGCTGGAGTCAAGTGACAGCCAAAGATGGGAATCTTTATATGGACTAACAAACTGCAGTCATCTAAAATCGCTCAGATTCAAGAATAATCAGCTGAAAGGAGTCATACCAAATTCGGTAGGTAAATTGTCCCCTAAACTTGAACTTCTACATCTGGGTGGAAACAATCTATCAGGAATAGTTCCTTCAAGCATAGGAAACCTTGATGGCTTAATAGATTTGGATCTTAGCACAAACAGTTTCAATGGTACAATTGAAGGATGGGTAGGAAGTCTTAAAAAACTACAATCTCTAGATCTTCATGGAAACAATTTCGTTGGAGCCATTCCACCCTCTTTTGGCAACCTTACTGAGCTAACATATCTGTATTTAGCAAAAAATGAATTTGAAGGGACCATACCTCCCATTCTCGGGAAACTTAAAAGACTCTCAGCCATGGACCTTAGCTATAATAATCTTCAAGGTGACATTCCTCCAGAACTCAGTGGGCTTACACAACTCCGTACACTGAATCTTTCATCTAACAGACTTACAGGAGAAATTCCTGTTGATCTGAGCCAGTGTCAAGACCTGGTAACCATCCAAATGGACCATAATAACTTGACGGGTGACATTCCAACCACTTTTGGTGACCTTATGAGCTTGAACATGCTCAGCCTTTCCTATAATGATTTATCAGGGGCCATCCCTGTAAGTCTTCAACATGTCAGCAAGTTGGACTTATCTCATAATCACCTCCAAGGAGAAATCCCACCAGAAGGAGTGTTTAGGAATGCCTCAGCCGTTTCGCTTGCTGGCAATTCAGAGCTTTGTGGAGGGGTGTCGGAACTGCATATGCCTCCATGCCCAGTTGCTTCTCAGAGAACTAAGATACGATATTACTTGATCAGGGTATTGATACCATTATTTGGCTTCATGTCGCTCCTATTATTGGTCTACTTTCTAGtcctcgagaggaaaatgagaAGAACAAGATATGAATCACAGGCTCCTTTGGGTGAGCATTTCCCTAAAGTTTCTTACAATGATCTGGTTGAAGCAACAAAGAACTTTTCCGAGTCTAACCTGCTTGGGAAAGGAAGCTATGGTACAGTGTACAAGGGAAACTTGGTGCAGCATAAGTTGGAAGTGGCAGTGAAGGTTTTTAACCTTGAGATGCAAGGCGCGGAGAGAAGCTTCATGCCAGAATGTGAAGCGCTGAGAAGCGTTCAACACCGGAATCTTGTTTCCATCATAACTGCATGTTCTACTGTTGATAGCGACGGTAGAGCTTTCAGGGCCC encodes the following:
- the LOC100146082 gene encoding putative receptor-like protein kinase At3g47110 isoform X1: MSDQSVKLNMLLLLAFLLLSYGAGNARCSTVHANITDILSLLRFKRSTHDPTGSLRNWNRSIHYCKWNGVSCSLLNPGRVAALDLPGQNLSGQVNPSLGNITFLKRLNLSSNGFSGQLPPLSQLHELTLLDMSSNLFQGIIPDSLTQFSNLQLLNLSYNGFSGQLPPLNQLPELVVLDLKSNLFQGIIPDSLTNCSNLTFVDLSRNMLEGSIPAKIGSLYNLMNLDLSRNKLTGVIPPTISNATKLQFLILQENELEGSIPSELGQLSNMIGFTVGSNRLSGQIPASIFNLTLLRVLGLYANRLQMAALPLDIGHTLPNLQNITLGQNMLEGPIPASLGNISSLQLIELSNNSFTGEIPSFGKLQKLVYLNLADNKLESSDSQRWESLYGLTNCSHLKSLRFKNNQLKGVIPNSVGKLSPKLELLHLGGNNLSGIVPSSIGNLDGLIDLDLSTNSFNGTIEGWVGSLKKLQSLDLHGNNFVGAIPPSFGNLTELTYLYLAKNEFEGTIPPILGKLKRLSAMDLSYNNLQGDIPPELSGLTQLRTLNLSSNRLTGEIPVDLSQCQDLVTIQMDHNNLTGDIPTTFGDLMSLNMLSLSYNDLSGAIPVSLQHVSKLDLSHNHLQGEIPPEGVFRNASAVSLAGNSELCGGVSELHMPPCPVASQRTKIRYYLIRVLIPLFGFMSLLLLVYFLVLERKMRRTRYESQAPLGEHFPKVSYNDLVEATKNFSESNLLGKGSYGTVYKGNLVQHKLEVAVKVFNLEMQGAERSFMPECEALRSVQHRNLVSIITACSTVDSDGRAFRALIYEFMPKGNLDTCLHHKGDGKADKHLTLTQRIGIAVNIADALDYLHNDSENPIIHCDLKPSNILLDEDMVAHLGDFGIARIFLDSGLRPASSTSSIGVKGTIGYIPPEYGGGGRISTSGDVYSFGIVLLEMLTGKRPTDPMFMDGLDIVNFVGNKFPHQIHEVIDIYLKGECESEDSVHQCLVSLLQVAVSCTHSIPGERANIRDTASKLQEIKASYLGRKAKINPSV
- the LOC100146082 gene encoding receptor kinase-like protein Xa21 isoform X2 encodes the protein MSDQSVKLNMLLLLAFLLLSYGAGNARCSTVHANITDILSLLRFKRSTHDPTGSLRNWNRSIHYCKWNGVSCSLLNPGRVAALDLPGQNLSGQVNPSLGNITFLKRLNLSYNGFSGQLPPLNQLPELVVLDLKSNLFQGIIPDSLTNCSNLTFVDLSRNMLEGSIPAKIGSLYNLMNLDLSRNKLTGVIPPTISNATKLQFLILQENELEGSIPSELGQLSNMIGFTVGSNRLSGQIPASIFNLTLLRVLGLYANRLQMAALPLDIGHTLPNLQNITLGQNMLEGPIPASLGNISSLQLIELSNNSFTGEIPSFGKLQKLVYLNLADNKLESSDSQRWESLYGLTNCSHLKSLRFKNNQLKGVIPNSVGKLSPKLELLHLGGNNLSGIVPSSIGNLDGLIDLDLSTNSFNGTIEGWVGSLKKLQSLDLHGNNFVGAIPPSFGNLTELTYLYLAKNEFEGTIPPILGKLKRLSAMDLSYNNLQGDIPPELSGLTQLRTLNLSSNRLTGEIPVDLSQCQDLVTIQMDHNNLTGDIPTTFGDLMSLNMLSLSYNDLSGAIPVSLQHVSKLDLSHNHLQGEIPPEGVFRNASAVSLAGNSELCGGVSELHMPPCPVASQRTKIRYYLIRVLIPLFGFMSLLLLVYFLVLERKMRRTRYESQAPLGEHFPKVSYNDLVEATKNFSESNLLGKGSYGTVYKGNLVQHKLEVAVKVFNLEMQGAERSFMPECEALRSVQHRNLVSIITACSTVDSDGRAFRALIYEFMPKGNLDTCLHHKGDGKADKHLTLTQRIGIAVNIADALDYLHNDSENPIIHCDLKPSNILLDEDMVAHLGDFGIARIFLDSGLRPASSTSSIGVKGTIGYIPPEYGGGGRISTSGDVYSFGIVLLEMLTGKRPTDPMFMDGLDIVNFVGNKFPHQIHEVIDIYLKGECESEDSVHQCLVSLLQVAVSCTHSIPGERANIRDTASKLQEIKASYLGRKAKINPSV